One window of Corynebacterium doosanense CAU 212 = DSM 45436 genomic DNA carries:
- a CDS encoding carbohydrate ABC transporter permease — protein MSSARTAAIWHYLGVAFIILWGLLPFYWMVVVALRDSSHTFDTTPFPTHVTMDNFRDALATDKGNNFLAAIGNSMIISLTTTVIAVAVGVFTAYALARLEFPGKGVVTGLILAASMFPGIALVTPLFQLFSDIGWIGTYQAMIIPNISFALPLTIYTLISFFRQLPWELEEAARVDGASRGQAFRLVLLPLAAPALFTTAILAFIASWNEYMLAQQLSTTSTEPVTVAIARFTGPSSFEYPYAATMAAGALVTIPLIIMVLVFQRRIVSGLTAGGVKA, from the coding sequence ATGAGTTCCGCCCGCACCGCCGCGATCTGGCACTACCTCGGGGTCGCCTTCATCATCCTGTGGGGGCTGCTGCCCTTCTACTGGATGGTCGTCGTCGCCCTGCGCGACAGCTCCCACACCTTCGACACCACGCCGTTTCCCACGCACGTCACCATGGACAACTTCCGCGACGCGCTGGCCACGGACAAGGGAAACAACTTCCTCGCGGCCATCGGCAACTCGATGATCATCTCGCTGACCACCACCGTCATCGCCGTCGCCGTGGGTGTGTTCACCGCCTACGCCCTGGCGCGCCTGGAGTTCCCGGGCAAGGGCGTGGTCACCGGGCTCATCCTCGCCGCGTCGATGTTCCCGGGCATCGCCCTGGTCACGCCGCTGTTCCAGCTGTTCAGCGACATCGGGTGGATCGGCACGTACCAGGCGATGATCATCCCCAACATCTCGTTCGCGCTGCCGCTGACGATCTACACGCTCATCTCCTTCTTCCGGCAGCTGCCGTGGGAGCTCGAGGAGGCCGCGCGTGTCGACGGCGCCTCCCGCGGCCAGGCCTTCCGCCTCGTCCTCCTGCCGCTCGCCGCGCCCGCGCTGTTCACCACCGCGATCCTGGCGTTCATCGCCTCGTGGAACGAGTACATGCTGGCGCAGCAGCTCTCCACCACCTCGACCGAGCCGGTCACCGTGGCGATCGCCCGCTTCACCGGCCCGAGCTCCTTCGAGTACCCCTACGCCGCCACCATGGCCGCGGGCGCGCTGGTGACGATCCCCCTGATCATCATGGTGCTGGTCTTCCAGCGCCGCATCGTCTCCGGGCTCACCGCGGGCGGCGTGAAGGCCTGA
- the zomB gene encoding flagellar motor control protein ZomB — MSTALTHDVDDISGGRYVPRWESTTTVSAVSSALILATIAAVGGWMRRWISDDGLIVLRTVRNLLAGNGPVFNAGERVETNTSTLWQYLIYVVGLVSDARLETIALWLGLILTTAALLIAALATAGFYRGRPGLILLPVGGLVYLAIPAARDFATSGLEWGLSIFWLAVQWALLVAWVRPADRGARHGRAAADWAPYALAFWSGLSWLVRPELALYGALTGILLLVAARTWRVGLGILAAALPVPAAYQIFRMGYYGVLTPHTAVAKSATGAEWGAGWDYVLDLATPYNLFLAMALVVVVAAALLWRAAAAPALQAPAAGRLRARTRTAAAAVLFGAGALHLLYVIRVGGDFMHGRMLLLPLFAILLPITVAPLVDLAARRWVIDGVLLLAGIGIVVWALVVMANGTNRIDMHTYETGELNIVDEREFWTNATRREAGDPPRLAEDFLKAPAVGDWEDSVDEAMAEDPAQMIQIIVTRDPATYSWTGAERMSVDSDLGDIPTTVYLLNLGMTGMNSPLDLRVLDTVGLSSPLAARQPREEGGRIGHDKWLPLVWQAADTDADLGRLPSWIDPKEAMLARAALRSPEISELLATSREPMSRERFLANIAYSLGEGRSLEISRDPRDHLDEATIKAVEEAARAAEDNPDAADEVPGTTDADGGRVAWPTETRIDDRW; from the coding sequence ATGAGCACGGCCTTAACCCACGATGTGGATGACATAAGCGGCGGACGATACGTCCCGCGCTGGGAGTCCACCACCACGGTCTCGGCCGTCTCCTCCGCCCTCATCCTGGCGACGATCGCCGCAGTCGGCGGCTGGATGCGCCGCTGGATCAGCGACGACGGACTCATCGTCCTGCGCACCGTGCGCAATCTCCTCGCGGGAAACGGCCCCGTCTTCAACGCCGGTGAGCGGGTGGAGACCAACACCTCCACCCTCTGGCAGTACCTCATCTACGTCGTCGGTCTGGTCAGCGACGCCCGGCTGGAGACCATCGCCCTCTGGCTCGGCCTCATCCTCACCACCGCAGCGCTTCTCATTGCGGCCCTGGCCACGGCCGGGTTCTACCGGGGCCGTCCCGGGCTGATCCTGCTGCCCGTCGGCGGCCTGGTGTACCTGGCCATTCCCGCGGCCCGCGACTTCGCTACCTCCGGCCTCGAGTGGGGCCTGAGCATCTTCTGGCTCGCCGTGCAGTGGGCCCTCCTGGTCGCCTGGGTCCGCCCCGCCGACCGGGGCGCACGGCACGGGCGGGCCGCGGCGGACTGGGCACCTTATGCGCTCGCGTTCTGGAGTGGACTGTCCTGGCTGGTGCGCCCGGAGCTCGCGCTCTACGGCGCGCTGACCGGGATCCTCCTGTTGGTCGCCGCCCGCACCTGGCGGGTCGGCCTGGGGATCCTCGCGGCAGCGCTGCCCGTCCCGGCCGCGTACCAGATCTTCCGCATGGGTTATTACGGGGTACTGACCCCGCACACGGCCGTCGCCAAGTCCGCCACCGGCGCGGAGTGGGGCGCGGGATGGGACTACGTTCTGGACCTGGCCACCCCCTACAACCTCTTCCTGGCCATGGCGCTGGTCGTCGTCGTCGCGGCCGCGCTGTTGTGGCGCGCGGCCGCAGCGCCCGCTCTCCAAGCCCCGGCCGCGGGAAGGCTGCGCGCGCGGACCCGCACCGCGGCTGCCGCGGTCCTGTTCGGCGCCGGGGCGCTGCACCTGCTCTACGTCATCCGCGTGGGCGGGGATTTCATGCACGGTCGCATGCTGCTGCTGCCGCTGTTCGCCATCCTGCTGCCCATCACGGTCGCGCCGCTCGTGGATCTCGCCGCGCGTCGGTGGGTCATAGACGGCGTCCTCCTGCTTGCCGGGATCGGCATCGTGGTCTGGGCCTTGGTGGTCATGGCCAACGGCACCAACCGCATCGACATGCACACCTACGAGACCGGTGAGCTCAACATCGTCGACGAGCGGGAGTTCTGGACCAACGCCACCCGCCGCGAGGCCGGGGATCCGCCCCGCCTGGCGGAGGACTTCCTCAAGGCGCCCGCGGTGGGCGACTGGGAGGACAGTGTGGACGAGGCCATGGCGGAGGACCCCGCCCAGATGATCCAGATCATCGTCACCCGCGATCCGGCCACCTATTCCTGGACCGGGGCCGAGCGCATGAGTGTCGACAGCGACCTCGGGGACATCCCGACCACCGTCTACCTGCTCAACCTGGGGATGACCGGGATGAACTCGCCGCTGGACCTGCGGGTGCTCGACACCGTCGGCCTGTCCTCGCCGCTGGCAGCTCGTCAACCGCGCGAGGAGGGGGGAAGGATCGGGCACGACAAGTGGCTGCCGCTGGTCTGGCAGGCCGCCGACACCGACGCCGACCTCGGCCGGCTGCCGTCGTGGATCGATCCGAAGGAAGCCATGCTCGCCCGCGCGGCGCTGCGCTCCCCGGAGATCTCCGAGCTGTTGGCCACGTCGCGTGAGCCCATGAGCCGCGAGCGGTTCCTCGCCAACATCGCCTACTCGCTGGGAGAGGGTCGCTCCCTGGAGATCTCCCGCGACCCGCGCGACCACCTCGACGAGGCCACCATCAAGGCTGTGGAGGAGGCCGCTCGGGCCGCGGAGGACAACCCGGATGCCGCCGACGAAGTCCCCGGGACGACCGACGCCGACGGGGGCCGGGTGGCGTGGCCGACGGAGACACGTATCGACGACCGCTGGTGA
- a CDS encoding ABC transporter substrate-binding protein codes for MTISLSKRVAGGVIAAGFAVSMAACSNSSSDSSSTGSSNNASSSASEGGSGSDEEGRGPITFAMGANDVDKLQPVIESWNAEHPDEEVTLSELAGEADSQRETLVQSLQAGNADYDVMALDVVWTADFAANGYLEPLKGDYEVDTSGLLPATVESATYMDTLYALPQNTNGQLLFRNTDIMPEAPADFGALADSCSAAKEKNVDCLTTQLKQYEGLTVNTTGFIEGWGGSVLGDDGESVTVDSPEAKEGLQALVDAYADGVIAKDSTSATEEETNLAFTEGRTAYAINWPYMYTNAEEAGSAVAGKTEVSPLVGKDGVGVSTLGGYNNAINVNSEHKATALDFMEFIISEENQTSFAEASFPPVLASIYDDETLVEKFPYLPALKESLENAAPRPVSPFYTEISKAIQDNAYAALTSGKSVDDATADMKSAIENAQ; via the coding sequence ATGACCATCTCCCTCTCCAAGCGCGTGGCCGGCGGAGTCATCGCCGCCGGCTTCGCCGTATCCATGGCAGCCTGCTCCAACAGCTCCTCCGACTCCTCCAGCACGGGCAGCAGCAACAACGCCAGCAGCAGCGCCAGCGAGGGCGGCTCCGGGTCCGACGAGGAGGGCCGCGGCCCCATCACCTTCGCCATGGGCGCGAACGACGTGGACAAGCTCCAGCCCGTCATCGAGTCCTGGAACGCCGAGCACCCCGACGAGGAGGTCACCCTCTCCGAGCTCGCCGGCGAGGCGGACTCCCAGCGCGAGACCCTCGTGCAGTCCCTGCAGGCCGGCAACGCCGACTACGACGTCATGGCACTCGACGTCGTCTGGACCGCCGACTTCGCCGCCAACGGCTACCTCGAGCCCCTCAAGGGTGACTACGAGGTGGACACCTCCGGCCTCCTGCCCGCGACCGTCGAGTCCGCGACCTACATGGACACCCTCTACGCGCTGCCGCAGAACACCAACGGCCAGCTGCTCTTCCGCAACACCGACATCATGCCCGAGGCCCCCGCAGACTTCGGCGCCCTGGCCGACTCCTGCTCCGCAGCCAAGGAAAAGAACGTGGACTGCCTGACCACGCAGCTCAAGCAGTACGAGGGCCTGACCGTCAACACCACCGGCTTCATCGAGGGCTGGGGCGGCTCCGTCCTCGGCGACGATGGCGAGTCCGTCACCGTCGACTCCCCCGAGGCCAAGGAGGGCCTGCAGGCGCTCGTCGACGCCTACGCCGACGGCGTGATCGCCAAGGACTCCACGTCCGCCACCGAGGAGGAGACCAACCTGGCCTTCACCGAGGGACGCACCGCGTACGCCATCAACTGGCCGTACATGTACACCAACGCCGAGGAGGCCGGCTCCGCCGTCGCCGGCAAGACCGAGGTCTCCCCGCTGGTCGGCAAGGACGGCGTGGGCGTGTCCACGCTCGGCGGCTACAACAACGCCATCAACGTCAACTCCGAGCACAAGGCCACCGCACTCGACTTCATGGAGTTCATCATCTCCGAGGAGAACCAGACGAGCTTCGCGGAGGCCTCCTTCCCGCCGGTGCTCGCGTCGATCTACGACGATGAGACGCTCGTCGAGAAGTTCCCCTACCTGCCCGCGCTGAAGGAGTCCCTGGAGAACGCCGCACCGCGACCGGTGTCCCCGTTCTACACCGAGATCTCCAAGGCCATCCAGGACAACGCCTACGCGGCGCTGACCTCCGGCAAGAGCGTCGACGACGCCACCGCGGACATGAAGTCCGCCATCGAGAACGCCCAGTAA
- a CDS encoding ABC transporter ATP-binding protein encodes MASVTFDRVSITYPGADRPSVSELDLEIADGEFLVLVGPSGCGKSTSLRSLAGLEPVSEGKILIDGRDVTSLEPGERDIAMVFQNYALYPHLTVAQNMGFALKLAKEPKVTIEAKVTEAARLLGLEEFLDRKPKDLSGGQRQRVAMGRAIVREPKVFLMDEPLSNLDAKLRVQTRAELAALQRRLGTTTVYVTHDQVEAMTMGDRVAVLREGVLQQVAPPRELYRNPVNEFVAGFIGSPAMNIFDDGADRVGVRPEAMHVIHPGEQVPAGWRSYTGEIVLVEALGAESFIYVDAGAGVRLVARAGAAQTAGIGEQATVAFDPAAAHRFDRETGRALDRP; translated from the coding sequence ATGGCCTCTGTCACATTCGATCGCGTGTCGATCACCTACCCCGGCGCCGACCGCCCCAGCGTCTCCGAGCTCGACCTCGAGATCGCCGACGGCGAGTTCCTCGTCCTCGTCGGCCCCTCCGGCTGCGGAAAGTCCACCTCACTGCGATCCCTCGCCGGCCTCGAGCCCGTCAGCGAAGGCAAGATACTCATCGACGGCCGCGACGTCACCTCACTCGAACCCGGCGAGCGCGACATCGCCATGGTCTTCCAGAACTACGCGCTCTACCCCCACCTCACGGTCGCCCAGAACATGGGCTTCGCCCTCAAGCTGGCCAAGGAACCGAAGGTCACCATCGAGGCCAAGGTCACCGAGGCCGCCCGTCTCCTGGGCCTGGAGGAGTTCCTCGACCGCAAGCCCAAGGACCTCTCCGGCGGCCAGCGGCAGCGGGTGGCCATGGGCCGGGCGATCGTCCGCGAGCCCAAGGTCTTCCTCATGGACGAGCCGCTCTCCAACCTCGACGCCAAGCTGCGTGTGCAGACCCGCGCCGAGCTCGCCGCGCTGCAGCGCCGCCTGGGCACCACCACCGTCTACGTCACCCACGACCAGGTGGAGGCGATGACCATGGGCGACCGGGTCGCCGTGCTCCGGGAGGGCGTGCTGCAGCAGGTCGCCCCGCCCCGCGAGCTCTACCGCAACCCCGTCAACGAGTTCGTCGCCGGCTTCATCGGCTCCCCGGCCATGAACATCTTCGACGACGGCGCTGACCGGGTCGGCGTCCGCCCGGAAGCCATGCACGTCATCCACCCCGGCGAGCAGGTCCCGGCCGGGTGGCGCAGCTACACGGGTGAGATCGTCCTCGTCGAGGCCCTGGGTGCCGAGAGCTTCATCTACGTGGATGCCGGGGCCGGGGTCCGGCTGGTCGCCCGCGCGGGCGCGGCGCAGACCGCGGGCATCGGGGAGCAGGCCACCGTCGCCTTCGACCCGGCCGCGGCGCACCGGTTCGACCGGGAGACCGGGCGGGCGCTGGACCGGCCGTAG
- a CDS encoding cutinase family protein — protein MRKALTVVAVVLVLLLIGGSAIQWLRTAENSPLGAAPGQDTERTPGDEPLPQEPDWCPAVEVISAPGTWESSATDDPFNPQANPLSFMLSITQPLQAAYDINDVRVWTLPYTAQFQSVQSRGEMTYDDSRNEGTAKVNGELAHIANTCHSTEFILAGFSQGAVILGDVANEIGTGHGAVPADRVRGVALIADGRRENGVGQNPGVELGGIGAEIALQPIDALVQFITPGASMRGPREGGFGALDGVVQEICAPSDAICDAPQDIGNGLGRAQELLAANGVHAQYASNGQVIPGTTANQWVVDWAHGLINQG, from the coding sequence ATGAGAAAAGCCCTGACCGTCGTGGCGGTCGTCCTTGTCCTGCTGCTCATCGGAGGCAGCGCCATCCAGTGGCTGCGCACGGCGGAGAACTCCCCGCTGGGTGCGGCGCCCGGACAGGACACCGAACGCACGCCCGGCGATGAGCCCCTCCCGCAGGAGCCTGACTGGTGCCCGGCGGTGGAGGTCATCTCCGCGCCGGGTACCTGGGAGTCCTCGGCCACTGACGACCCCTTCAACCCGCAGGCCAACCCCCTGTCCTTCATGCTGTCCATCACCCAGCCGCTGCAGGCGGCCTACGACATCAACGACGTGCGGGTCTGGACCCTGCCGTACACGGCGCAGTTCCAGAGTGTGCAGTCCCGGGGCGAGATGACCTACGACGATTCCCGCAACGAGGGCACCGCCAAGGTCAACGGGGAACTTGCGCACATCGCCAACACCTGCCACTCCACGGAGTTCATCCTCGCCGGTTTCTCCCAGGGTGCGGTCATCCTCGGCGACGTGGCCAACGAGATCGGCACGGGCCACGGCGCGGTGCCGGCGGATCGTGTCCGCGGTGTCGCCCTGATCGCCGACGGTCGACGCGAGAACGGTGTCGGGCAGAACCCGGGCGTCGAGCTCGGTGGCATCGGCGCGGAGATCGCGTTGCAGCCGATCGACGCGCTCGTGCAGTTCATCACCCCGGGGGCGTCCATGCGCGGCCCGCGTGAGGGTGGATTCGGCGCCCTGGACGGCGTGGTCCAGGAGATCTGTGCCCCCTCGGACGCGATCTGTGACGCGCCCCAGGACATCGGCAACGGGCTGGGCCGAGCCCAGGAGCTGCTGGCCGCCAACGGTGTGCACGCGCAGTACGCGAGCAATGGGCAGGTCATTCCCGGCACGACCGCGAACCAGTGGGTCGTGGACTGGGCGCACGGGTTGATCAACCAGGGCTAA
- a CDS encoding carbohydrate ABC transporter permease, protein MNKGKQARSAALLIAPTLAVLAVVIGYPVLRAIWLSFQADKGLDPTTGMFTDGGFAGLRHYLYWITQSCQSPSGKSATCAPGTLATDFYPALRNTLFFTVVTVGLETILGMIMALIMAGDYRGRGLVRAAVLIPWAIPTAVTAKLWQFIFAPQGIINSLLGTSIAWTTDPWAARSAVIIADVWKTAPFMALLILAGLQMIPRDTYEAARVDGASRWQQFTLITLPLVRPALMVAVLFRTLDALRMYDLPAIMISGSANSPTAVLSQLVVSDMRGGNFNSASALSTLIFLLIFFVAFVMIRFLGADLSGTEGQRKKKDRARRRKALQEAQS, encoded by the coding sequence ATGAATAAGGGAAAGCAGGCACGCTCAGCGGCCCTGCTCATCGCCCCCACGCTCGCCGTCCTCGCCGTGGTCATCGGCTACCCCGTCCTCCGCGCCATCTGGCTCTCCTTCCAGGCGGACAAGGGACTGGACCCGACCACCGGCATGTTCACCGACGGCGGGTTCGCCGGCCTGCGGCACTACCTCTACTGGATCACCCAGAGCTGCCAGTCCCCCTCGGGCAAGTCCGCCACCTGCGCCCCGGGCACCCTGGCGACGGACTTCTACCCGGCGCTGCGCAACACCCTGTTCTTCACCGTCGTCACCGTCGGACTGGAGACGATCCTGGGCATGATCATGGCGCTCATCATGGCCGGCGACTACCGCGGCCGCGGCCTGGTCCGCGCCGCCGTGCTCATCCCCTGGGCCATCCCCACGGCCGTCACGGCGAAGCTGTGGCAGTTCATCTTCGCCCCGCAGGGCATCATCAACTCCCTGCTGGGCACCTCCATCGCGTGGACCACGGACCCGTGGGCGGCGCGCTCGGCGGTGATCATCGCCGACGTGTGGAAGACCGCGCCGTTCATGGCGCTGCTCATCCTCGCCGGCCTGCAGATGATCCCCAGGGACACCTACGAGGCCGCGCGTGTCGACGGCGCTTCGCGCTGGCAGCAGTTCACGCTGATCACCCTGCCCCTCGTGCGCCCGGCGCTCATGGTCGCGGTCCTCTTCCGCACCCTTGACGCACTGCGTATGTACGACCTCCCGGCGATCATGATCTCCGGCTCCGCCAACTCCCCCACCGCCGTGCTCTCGCAGCTGGTGGTCTCCGACATGCGTGGCGGAAACTTCAACTCCGCGTCCGCCCTGTCCACCCTCATCTTCCTGCTCATCTTCTTCGTCGCCTTTGTCATGATCCGGTTCCTCGGGGCGGATCTGTCCGGCACGGAGGGGCAGCGGAAGAAGAAGGACCGGGCCAGGCGTCGAAAAGCCCTCCAGGAGGCCCAGTCATGA
- a CDS encoding alpha/beta hydrolase-fold protein, producing the protein MRDSASRSPRRTARRNRHLAALAIPSAVAVGLAVVPVAPMASAQGLSSGLGAGNGSGFSDSVAPGEPVQRTPYQTTYPEVDALPAGVSVDRVEWITNRKVRVFINSAVMPGKPVQVDILLARDWHTSQDKKFPELWALDGLRARDDENGWTIETNIEQQYADKNVNVVLPVGGESSFYSDWQQPDNGKHYMWESFLTKELVPVLDNGFRSNKKRAVVGLSMGGTSAINLAERHPYLFSFVGSFSGYLDTSSRGMPEAIGAAMKDAGGYNSNSMWGPNYSQDWIDHDPKLGIGALKDMTVYVSSGNGADSFGKPNSPAKGPANAAGVGLEVLSRMTSQTFVDRAKRENVKVESHFRPSGVHSWEYWQFELNEAFPSIAEALQLAPEDRVGKCAPTGAIAGVTSAGQIGSCVNNEYDINGGKAQDFRNGTAYWSAETGAHALFGAINAKYASLDGANGWLGFPKTGERTTPDGKGRYVHFEFGSIYWTPETGANAIPGDMFTAWGEKGWENSDIKYPVAEATPINGGLVQEFQNGWLTRNPDGKTHFIVHGAIGAKYGEMDTANSVLGYPTSEEIKINGGAFQAFEHGNIYWSPRTGAHFVLYGGIFDEWGKTKWEQGELGWPTTDTENILAGGNKQSFEHGTLTETFGAVRRGN; encoded by the coding sequence ATGCGCGACTCCGCATCACGTTCCCCGCGCCGCACCGCGCGCCGCAACCGCCACCTGGCTGCCCTGGCCATTCCGTCGGCGGTGGCCGTCGGACTCGCAGTAGTTCCCGTAGCCCCGATGGCTTCCGCTCAGGGCCTCTCCAGCGGCCTTGGCGCGGGCAACGGCTCCGGCTTCTCCGACTCCGTCGCCCCCGGCGAGCCTGTTCAGCGCACGCCGTACCAGACGACGTACCCCGAGGTGGACGCCCTTCCCGCCGGCGTCTCCGTCGACCGCGTCGAGTGGATCACCAACCGCAAGGTGCGGGTGTTCATCAACTCCGCCGTCATGCCGGGCAAGCCCGTCCAGGTGGACATTCTCCTGGCCCGCGACTGGCACACCAGCCAGGACAAGAAGTTCCCCGAGCTCTGGGCCCTCGACGGTCTGCGTGCCCGCGACGATGAAAACGGCTGGACCATCGAGACGAACATCGAACAGCAGTACGCGGACAAGAACGTCAACGTGGTCCTCCCCGTCGGCGGCGAGTCCTCGTTCTACTCCGACTGGCAGCAGCCCGACAACGGCAAGCACTACATGTGGGAGAGCTTCCTCACCAAGGAACTCGTTCCGGTCCTGGACAACGGATTCCGCTCCAACAAGAAGCGCGCGGTCGTCGGCCTGTCCATGGGCGGCACCTCGGCCATCAACCTCGCAGAGCGCCACCCCTACCTGTTCAGCTTCGTGGGCTCCTTCTCCGGGTACCTGGACACCAGCTCCCGCGGGATGCCCGAGGCCATCGGCGCCGCCATGAAAGATGCCGGCGGCTACAACTCGAACAGCATGTGGGGCCCGAACTACAGCCAGGACTGGATCGACCACGACCCCAAGCTGGGCATCGGCGCCCTCAAGGACATGACCGTCTACGTCTCCTCCGGAAACGGTGCGGACAGCTTCGGCAAGCCGAACTCCCCGGCCAAGGGCCCGGCCAACGCCGCCGGCGTCGGCCTGGAGGTCCTCTCCCGCATGACCTCGCAGACCTTCGTCGACCGCGCGAAGAGGGAGAACGTCAAGGTCGAGTCCCACTTCCGCCCCTCGGGTGTGCACTCCTGGGAGTACTGGCAGTTTGAACTCAACGAGGCTTTCCCCTCCATCGCGGAGGCGCTTCAGCTCGCCCCCGAGGATCGTGTGGGCAAATGTGCTCCCACCGGTGCCATTGCGGGGGTGACCTCGGCTGGCCAGATCGGCTCGTGTGTCAACAACGAGTACGACATCAACGGCGGCAAGGCTCAGGACTTCCGCAATGGCACCGCGTACTGGTCCGCCGAGACCGGCGCCCACGCCCTCTTCGGCGCCATCAACGCCAAGTACGCCTCTCTCGACGGTGCCAATGGCTGGCTCGGTTTCCCCAAGACCGGTGAGAGGACCACCCCGGACGGCAAGGGCCGCTACGTGCACTTCGAGTTCGGCTCCATCTACTGGACCCCGGAGACCGGCGCGAACGCCATCCCGGGCGACATGTTCACGGCCTGGGGTGAGAAGGGCTGGGAGAACTCCGACATCAAGTACCCGGTGGCCGAGGCGACCCCGATCAACGGCGGCCTCGTGCAGGAGTTCCAGAACGGCTGGCTGACCCGCAACCCGGACGGTAAGACCCACTTCATCGTCCACGGTGCCATCGGCGCCAAGTACGGCGAGATGGACACCGCCAACTCCGTGCTGGGTTACCCGACCTCCGAGGAGATCAAGATCAACGGCGGCGCGTTCCAGGCCTTCGAGCACGGCAACATCTACTGGTCCCCGCGGACCGGTGCCCACTTCGTCCTGTACGGCGGCATCTTCGACGAGTGGGGCAAAACCAAGTGGGAGCAGGGTGAGCTGGGCTGGCCCACCACCGACACCGAGAATATCCTGGCGGGCGGCAACAAGCAGTCCTTCGAGCACGGGACGCTGACTGAAACGTTCGGTGCGGTCAGGCGGGGTAACTAA
- a CDS encoding alpha/beta hydrolase, with amino-acid sequence MSAISGLNRVHRVVLTVIVAVAMAAAMMIAAPNKAHADPREWLRPDSTGACEWDGVGWWVQRCDVWSPAMGQNITVQIQPAARGGNASLYLLDGLRATNYTNAWLHDVNAAATYNNSNITLVMPVGGAGSFYADWQGPATYDLRNPVNYKWETFLTAELPGYLAQHFGVARDNNSIAGLSMGGTAAMNLAAKHPDMFRQALSFSGYLATTVPGAQTLIRAALLDAGGFNINAMYGSIISSSRFENDPLLNLGGLNTKNIYISAGSGIPSPADQNILPQHVASGVALELVANATTRLYGVNAQAQGKNVIQDYPATGIHNWNQFGDQLNYTKRLVLDTMNAW; translated from the coding sequence ATGTCCGCTATCTCCGGGCTCAACCGCGTCCACCGGGTCGTGCTGACCGTCATCGTCGCCGTGGCCATGGCCGCCGCCATGATGATCGCCGCCCCCAACAAGGCCCACGCCGATCCCCGGGAGTGGCTGCGCCCCGACAGCACCGGCGCCTGCGAGTGGGACGGTGTCGGCTGGTGGGTGCAGCGCTGCGACGTGTGGTCGCCGGCCATGGGCCAGAACATCACCGTGCAGATCCAGCCGGCCGCCCGCGGCGGCAATGCCTCGCTCTACCTGCTCGACGGCCTGCGCGCCACGAACTACACCAACGCCTGGCTTCATGACGTCAACGCAGCCGCCACCTACAACAACTCCAACATCACCCTGGTGATGCCCGTCGGTGGCGCCGGCTCCTTCTACGCCGACTGGCAGGGCCCGGCCACGTATGACCTGCGCAACCCGGTCAACTACAAGTGGGAGACCTTCCTCACCGCTGAGCTGCCGGGCTACCTGGCGCAGCACTTCGGCGTCGCGCGTGATAACAACTCCATCGCCGGCCTGTCCATGGGCGGCACCGCCGCGATGAACCTCGCCGCGAAGCACCCGGACATGTTCCGCCAGGCGCTGTCCTTCTCGGGCTACCTCGCCACCACCGTCCCGGGCGCGCAGACGCTGATCCGCGCCGCGCTCCTCGACGCCGGCGGGTTCAACATCAACGCCATGTACGGCTCGATCATCAGCTCGTCCCGTTTCGAGAACGACCCGTTGCTCAACCTGGGTGGACTGAACACCAAGAACATCTACATCTCTGCAGGTTCGGGCATCCCCTCGCCGGCGGACCAGAACATCCTGCCGCAGCACGTCGCCTCTGGTGTCGCGCTGGAGCTCGTCGCGAACGCCACGACCCGCCTCTACGGTGTCAACGCCCAGGCCCAGGGCAAGAACGTCATCCAGGACTACCCGGCCACGGGTATCCACAACTGGAACCAGTTCGGCGACCAGCTGAACTATACCAAGCGGCTCGTCCTGGACACCATGAACGCCTGGTGA